Below is a window of Shewanella khirikhana DNA.
GCTGAAAAAACAACGAGGTTGGTTTGTTTCCAAGTAAGTGACTTAAACCTTATCGCCATCAATCGGGTTCCGGGTCAGGGAGGACATCGACATACTTGGCGCCTGGCGCTCTTTTTTGCCGACCAATAATCCTCACTTTAGTGAAAAGTTGCAGATTTGTCACCAGAATCCGCTCTTTAACTATCTGCTTGACTTGCAGTATACTTACGCGCGTATTTCAAGGTCATTAATTAAGGAATGGGTCACGTGAATCCTATCGTAAAAAGTTTTGAGTATGGTCAGCATACAGTCACCCTGGAAACAGGTGTAATCGCTCGTCAAGCCGATGGTGCCGTTATGGCCAGCATGGGCGACACTACAGTTCTGGTAACTGTTGTGGGCAAAAAGGAAGCGGACCCAGGCCGTGACTTCTTTCCGCTGACTGTAAACTATCAGGAGAAGACCTACGCAGCCGGTAAGATCCCAGGTGGATTCTTCAAGCGTGAAGGCCGTCCTTCTGAAGACGAAACTCTGATTGCCCGTCTCATCGACCGTCCTATCCGTCCTCTGTTCCCCGATGACTTTACCAACGAAGTACAGGTCATCATCACAGTGGTATCGGTAGATCCTCAGATTGAGCCGGACATCGTTGCCATGATTGGTACCTCCGCTGCGCTGGCTATCTCCGGTATTCCTTTCAACGGTCCTCTGGGCGCTGCCCGTGTGGGTTATGTGAACGGCGAATACGTACTGAACCCAGGTGCCGCCGAACTGGCTGGCAGTGAACTGGATCTGGTGGTTGCCGGTACCCAGGGCGCCGTACTGATGGTGGAATCTGAAGCTAAATCTCTGCCGGAAGAAGTGATGCTGGGCGCCGTGGTTTACGGTCATGACCAGCAGCAGGTTGTTATCTCTGCCATCAACGAGTTTGCTGCCGAAGCCGGCAAGCCACGTTGGGATTGGACTGCACCTGTTAAGAACGAAACTCTGGTTGCGCAAATCAAAGAACTGGCCGAAGAAGGTCTGACTGCCGCTTACCAGATCATGGCCAAGCAAGAGCGTTACGAAGCCGTTGGTGAAGTGAAGAAAGCCACCATCGCCAAGCTGCAGGAAGCCAATCCTGAAGTGAACGTACGTGAAGCCGCCGATCTGCTGGGTAGCCTCGAGAAGAACGTAGTTCGCAGCCGCATCATCGCTGGCATGCCACGTATCGATGGCCGCGAGCCAGACATGATCCGTGCCCTGTCTGTAATGGCCGGTGTACTGCCACGTACCCACGGCAGCGCGCTGTTCACCCGCGGTGAAACTCAGGCGCTGGTAACCTGTACTCTGGGTACCGAGCGTGATGCTCAGAAGATTGACTCCATCATGGGCGAGCGCACCAACCGCTTCATGCTGCACTACAACTTCCCTCCATACTCTGTGGGTGAAACCGGTATGGTTGGCTCGCCAAAGCGCCGCGAAATCGGTCACGGCAAGCTGGCATGGCGTGGTATCAATGCGGTAATGCCGTCTGCCGAAGAGTTCCCATACTCTGTACGTGTGGTATCTGAAATCACCGAGTCCAACGGTTCTTCTTCCATGGCCTCTGTGTGCGGTACCTCTCTGGCGCTGATGGATGCCGGTGTACCTATCAAGACTTCCGTGGCTGGTATTGCCATGGGTCTGGTGAAAGAAGGCGACAACTTCGTGGTTCTGTCTGACATCCTGGGTGACGAAGATCACCTGGGCGACATGGACTTCAAAGTAGCCGGTACCCGTGATGGTGTTACTGCACTGCAGATGGACATCAAAATCGAAGGTATCACCAAAGAAATCATGGAAATCGCTCTGCAACAGGCTTACGGCGCCCGCGTTCACATCCTGAACGTGATGGACCAGGCCATCGGCAGCGCCCGTCCAGATATCTCTGACTTCGCACCACGTATCACCACCATCAAGATCAACCCAGAGAAGATCCGTGATGTTATCGGTAAAGGCGGCGCGGTTATTCGTGCGCTGACCGAAGAAACCGGTACCACCATCGAGCTGGAAGATGACGGTACTGTGAAGATTGCCTCTAACAATGGCGACGCTACCCGCGAAGCTATCCGCCGCATCGAGGAAATCACCTCTGAAGTGGAAGTGGGCCGTCTGTACACAGGTAAGGTTATCCGTATCGTTGACTTCGGTGCCTTCGTGAACATCCTGCCTGGCAAAGATGGTCTGGTACACATCTCTCAGATCAGCGATGAGCGTGTAGCCAACGTATCTGACCACCTGCAA
It encodes the following:
- the pnp gene encoding polyribonucleotide nucleotidyltransferase, which produces MNPIVKSFEYGQHTVTLETGVIARQADGAVMASMGDTTVLVTVVGKKEADPGRDFFPLTVNYQEKTYAAGKIPGGFFKREGRPSEDETLIARLIDRPIRPLFPDDFTNEVQVIITVVSVDPQIEPDIVAMIGTSAALAISGIPFNGPLGAARVGYVNGEYVLNPGAAELAGSELDLVVAGTQGAVLMVESEAKSLPEEVMLGAVVYGHDQQQVVISAINEFAAEAGKPRWDWTAPVKNETLVAQIKELAEEGLTAAYQIMAKQERYEAVGEVKKATIAKLQEANPEVNVREAADLLGSLEKNVVRSRIIAGMPRIDGREPDMIRALSVMAGVLPRTHGSALFTRGETQALVTCTLGTERDAQKIDSIMGERTNRFMLHYNFPPYSVGETGMVGSPKRREIGHGKLAWRGINAVMPSAEEFPYSVRVVSEITESNGSSSMASVCGTSLALMDAGVPIKTSVAGIAMGLVKEGDNFVVLSDILGDEDHLGDMDFKVAGTRDGVTALQMDIKIEGITKEIMEIALQQAYGARVHILNVMDQAIGSARPDISDFAPRITTIKINPEKIRDVIGKGGAVIRALTEETGTTIELEDDGTVKIASNNGDATREAIRRIEEITSEVEVGRLYTGKVIRIVDFGAFVNILPGKDGLVHISQISDERVANVSDHLQLNQEVTVKVMEVDRQGRVRLSIKEAQTKEPAAE